GCTGGGGCGCAGGTTGCGCGCGAAGCGGCGCACGCTCTCGATGGCCGCGTTGAGGTCCAGCCGGATGTCGGCAGCCTGAAGGCGATTCTCGCCGCTCAGGTTGCGTCCCAGTCTGTCCAGGCGGCGGCCCAGCGCCACCAGCACCTGAGCGGTGTCGTCATGCAGCTCGCGGCTGATGCGGCGGCGCTCCTCCTCCTGGGCCTGGGTAAACAGCGACAGAAACTGCCGCAACTCGCCCTGCCGGGCCGACACCGCTTCCAGTTCCTGACCCCGGCGCTGAATTTCCTCGGCCAGCGTCTGCAACTCGCTGAGGTCGCGCGCCACCAGCAGCAGGCCCTGGACCTGTCCCGGCCCGCCGGTGACAGCGGAGAGGCGTACTTCCAGGTGTAGCTCGCCCGCCACGCCGCTGACCGTCACCTCGCAGCGGCCCCCGCTGTCGGGTGTGCTCAGACAGGTGTGCCAGGCGTCCAGAAAGGCCGGAGCACTGATCAGGCTCATCAGCCCGTAGCCTTCCAGCGGCCCCAGCAGGCGCAGGCTGGCGGGGTTGGCGTAGGTCACAGTGCCTGCCGTGTCGGCGGCGATGATCAGGTCGTGGGCGCTGTGGGCCAGCAGGCGGTAGCGGGCTTCCTCGCGGGCCAGGGCACTCAACAGCCGCTCGCGGCTCAGCGAGAGGGCCACCTGATCGCTGAGAGAACGGGCCAGATGCAGGCTGCGCTCGCCGGGCACCTCTTCCTGCGACTGGTCGGCGTAGAACAGCCCCAGCAAACTGCCCTGGTGCCGGATCGGTGCGAGCAGACCGCTGGCCGCGCCGTCCAGCAGGTGCCGCCGGGTCAGCGGGCGCGGTCCCCGGCCCAGTTGCGCCACCAGCCAGCCGATCTGCGCGGCGTCCGGCGCAGCGGGCAGGTTGTAGGCCGCGACCTGGGTGACGCGCTCAGGTGTGTCTCTGACCTGGCCTGCCGCAGTCAAGTTGCCCTCGGTCCCACCGAGCGTGACGATCAGGCCGCGCTCGGCTCCCAGTGCCAGGGTCAGTTCGCGGGCCACCTCAAAGAGTGCGCCCGGCGCAATCGGCGACTGCAAGCGGGCGGCCACACTCAGCAGCACGGCACTCTCGCGCTCGCGGCGCACCTCGTCCTCGTAGAGCCGGGCGTTCTCGATGGCCAGCGCGGCCTGGGCGGCGAAGACCTCGGTGAGCGCGAGTTCCTCGGCGTCGAGCGGCAGGACTTCAGTGTAGTAGAGGCTCAGACCGCCGAAGACGTTGCCGCGTGCCGAGAGCGGCAGGCCCACCACACCCCGGTACGGGTATTTGCCTGCCGCCAGCAGTTGCCGGCTGTAGCGCGAGCCGCCGCCCTGGGCTTCTACGCCCACATCGCGGCTGCATGTCAGTTGCCCCCGCTCGACGGCCCGTCCGGTGACGCCCGTGCCGACCCTGGCCCGTGAGCGCAGCACGTACTCGCTCGACAGCCCCACCGCGCTGCGGATACTCAGGGTGCGTCCGTCCGGCTGGAGTTCGTGAACGGCGCAGGCGTCAGCCCCAAACAGCACGCGGGCGTAGTTGAGGACGCTGGCTAAAATGTCAGCCAGGTTGAGGCTGTGTGAGAGAGACGCGCCCACCTCGCGCAGCGACTCGGCCACGTGGCGCTTGCGGGTCTCGTCGGTGTAGCGCCGGGCGTTGTCGATGGCCAGGCTGGCCTGCTCGGCCAGCGCCAGCAGCAGGGTGTCGTCCCCCTCGCTGAGTGGGCGGCGTACCCGCAGATCGGCATACAGGATCCCCAGCGGCCTGCCTCGCGCCTTGAGCGGCGCGATGAGGGCCAGCATCGGCGAGAATTCGGCCAGACCAGCGCTCAGCGGCGTGCCCTGGTCGCGCTCGTGATCGTAGACGATGACCTCCCCGCGTTCCATCAGCCGGGCGAAACTCTCCGGCCCCACGCCCACGTCGCCGCTGAACGGTGCGGCAAAACCGTGGGTAAAGACCTCGCTGGCCAGTGCCGTGCCGGTTGGGCGGCCCGCCTCGCCGCTCGGCCCAAACAAGCCCACCAGCGCCCGCTCGAAGCCCAGCGCGTGGGCCGCGCTCTGGGCCGTGGCGGTGAGCACCTCGGCCAGATCCAGGCTGCCGCCGATGCGCACGTTGAGCTGCGCCAGCGTCTCGGTGACGCGCCCGCGTCCGCGCCGCGCCTCGCGGGCCAGCGCGCCCTCGAAGGCCAGCGTCAGCAGCGGCAGGGCCACCTCGATCTCGGCAAGTGCCGCCGCCTCGCCGCCGATAATTTCCAGCACCGCGCCGGTCAGTGAACCGTCCGCCGGTGAACCGCAGCGCAGCGGCAGGGCGCAGATCATGCCGCTGCGCTGCGGCTGCCCCGTCGTGAGGGCCTGGCGGGCCAGCGAGCCGTCACTCAGGCCCAGCCCGCGCCCGTGAGCGCACAGCACGCTCAGCGCCTCGCCCAGCCGCGCCTGAGCGCCGTGCGCCCGGCAGCGCTCCGAGGCGATCAGCGTCAGCCGGTGCAGAAACTCGCTGGCGTGCTGGGCTTGGCTGAGGGAAGCGAGTGCGGCGAGCATGGCGGTGCCTGGCAGCCTAGAGCATTTTCTCGGAGCGCAGGCCGTATCAAATCTCAAAGCCGCCGCCCAAGACAAGTGGGCGGCGGCTTGAAAGTGAAACTCAGTTCAGGGTTTGGCGGGCGCGGTGGTCTTGGGAGTGGTGGCTGGGGTGGTTGCTGGGGTCGCCGCAGGCGTCGTCGCCGGGGCGGTGCTGCCCGGGGTTGCCGTTCCCGGCGCAGTGCTGCTCGGCGTGGGCTTGGGCGCAGCGGCGGCCAGGCGCTTGTCCTGGGCGGCCAGCACGGCGCTGAGGTCGTTTTCTACCTTGATG
This portion of the Deinococcus rubellus genome encodes:
- a CDS encoding GAF domain-containing sensor histidine kinase; the encoded protein is MLAALASLSQAQHASEFLHRLTLIASERCRAHGAQARLGEALSVLCAHGRGLGLSDGSLARQALTTGQPQRSGMICALPLRCGSPADGSLTGAVLEIIGGEAAALAEIEVALPLLTLAFEGALAREARRGRGRVTETLAQLNVRIGGSLDLAEVLTATAQSAAHALGFERALVGLFGPSGEAGRPTGTALASEVFTHGFAAPFSGDVGVGPESFARLMERGEVIVYDHERDQGTPLSAGLAEFSPMLALIAPLKARGRPLGILYADLRVRRPLSEGDDTLLLALAEQASLAIDNARRYTDETRKRHVAESLREVGASLSHSLNLADILASVLNYARVLFGADACAVHELQPDGRTLSIRSAVGLSSEYVLRSRARVGTGVTGRAVERGQLTCSRDVGVEAQGGGSRYSRQLLAAGKYPYRGVVGLPLSARGNVFGGLSLYYTEVLPLDAEELALTEVFAAQAALAIENARLYEDEVRRERESAVLLSVAARLQSPIAPGALFEVARELTLALGAERGLIVTLGGTEGNLTAAGQVRDTPERVTQVAAYNLPAAPDAAQIGWLVAQLGRGPRPLTRRHLLDGAASGLLAPIRHQGSLLGLFYADQSQEEVPGERSLHLARSLSDQVALSLSRERLLSALAREEARYRLLAHSAHDLIIAADTAGTVTYANPASLRLLGPLEGYGLMSLISAPAFLDAWHTCLSTPDSGGRCEVTVSGVAGELHLEVRLSAVTGGPGQVQGLLLVARDLSELQTLAEEIQRRGQELEAVSARQGELRQFLSLFTQAQEEERRRISRELHDDTAQVLVALGRRLDRLGRNLSGENRLQAADIRLDLNAAIESVRRFARNLRPSVLDDLGLLPALEWLASQSRTPTRLEVQGAERRLSAAAELTLFRAVQEALSNVDKHAGAASAAVRVVYQPGEVEVSVSDDGRGLDSGEAAQRAQAGHMGLLGLRERVALAGGELSLESRAGRGTQVRFVLPG